A stretch of [Clostridium] innocuum DNA encodes these proteins:
- a CDS encoding ferrous iron transport protein A — protein sequence MTTLDNIKPGQGGIIRAVGGQGALRRRLLDMGLTPRTNVHVNKVAPMGDPMELNLRGYVLTLRLEDAAKIEVDAEGAK from the coding sequence ATGACGACATTGGATAACATTAAACCCGGACAGGGTGGCATTATACGGGCAGTTGGCGGACAGGGGGCGCTGCGCAGACGGCTGCTGGATATGGGATTGACGCCGCGCACGAACGTGCATGTAAACAAGGTGGCGCCAATGGGTGATCCCATGGAGCTGAATCTGAGAGGCTATGTTCTGACGCTGCGTCTGGAGGATGCCGCAAAGATTGAGGTAGATGCGGAGGGGGCGAAATGA